The genomic window ATTCACTGGATATGGCGAACTTCGGCCATCAGCATCCGGCCAAGACCATTGTGGTGGCGGGCGTGCGTTTCATGGGCGAGACTGCGAAGATTTTGAATCCCGAGAAGCGAGTGCTGATGCCCGACCTTGAAGCGGAATGCTCGCTCGATCTTGGCTGCCCGGTGGACGAATTCGCCGCGTTCTGCGACGGACACCCTGATCGCACCGTGGTGGTCTATGCCAACACTAGCGCGGCGGTGAAGGCGCGCGCCGATTGGATGGTGACCAGCTCGATCGCCTTGCCGGTGGTGCGTCATCTGATGGAGCAGGGCAGGAAAATCCTCTGGGCACCCGACCGTCATCTCGGCAGCTACGTGCAGGAGCAGACTGGTGCAGACATGTTGCTGTGGCAGGGCTCGTGCATTGTGCATGACGAGTACAAGGCCAAGGAACTGATCGAGATGAAGGCGGCGCATCCCGGCGCGCTGGTGCTGGTGCATCCCGAGTCGCCACGTGCGGTGGTGAAGTTGGCCGATGTGGTCGGCTCGACAACCCAGCTCATTTCGGCAGCGCAGAAATCGGTTGCGCAGGAATTTATCGTCGCTACTGACAATGGCATCCTGCATAAGATGCGCACCCTTTGCCCCGACAAAGTCTTTCTTGAAGCGCCTACCGCAGGGGCAGGTGCGAACTGCACTAGTTGTAGCCATTGCCCGTGGATGGCGATGAACGGACTGCGCAACCTAGCTGAGGTGCTGGAAAATGGTCGCAACGAGGTTCATGTTGATCCCGCCATCGGCCTGCGCGCCAAACAGCCGATCGAAAAGATGTTGGAATTCGCGCGCCAGATCAAACTGCCGACGCGTGGTATTGGTAACGCCTGAGCAGTTGGCATCGAAGAATCTGGGGGTAGGGCATGGTAAGCAATAAGACACCGCATCACCGAAGTGCAGGTATGAGCAAGCAGGCGATCCATGATTCGCTAACCAATCACATGATTTACTCCAGCGGCAAATCATGTATCAATGCCACCACCCGTGACTGGTTTCAGAGTACGGCTTACGCTGTGAGAGATAGGCTGGTCGAACGCTGGATGGAAACCATGCAGCGCTACTATAAGCAGGATGTAAAACGCATCTACTATCTTTCTCTGGAATTCCTGATGGGGCGGACCTTGAGCAATGCCATGCTCAACTTGGGAATAGACGAGCCGTGCAAGGCGGCGCTGTATGACTTGGGACGGGATTTTGAGGCTGTTGCGGGAATCGAACCGGATGCAGCATTGGGTAACGGCGGCTTAGGGCGTCTTGCCGCGTGTTTCTTGGATTCGATGGCGACACTTGATCTGCCCAGCTACGGTTACGGTATCCGTTATGAGTACGGCATGTTCCGGCAGAGCATCGAGAACGGCGAGCAGGTGGAGCATCCCGACAACTGGCTGCGCTACGGCAACCCGTGGGAGTTTCCTCGCCCTGAGGTGCTGTATCCAGTGAAGTTCCACGGGCGCGTGGTGGAATACAAGCATGAAGATGGTGTGGTACGTCATCATTGGGTGAGCACCGACGATGTGATGGCCATGGCTTACGACACGCCCATCCCCGGTTTTGGCAGCAACACGGTCAATAATCTGCGCCTGTGGTCGGCCAAATCTTCGCGTGATTTCGAATTACGCTATTTCAATCAGGGCAACTACATTCAGGCTGTTGCAGACAAAAATGAGTCGGAAAGCCTGTCCAAGGTGCTTTACCCCGACGACTCTACTGCGGTGGGGCGCGAGCTGCGTCTGAAGCAGCAGTATTTCTTCGTCAGCGCCTCTTTGCAGGACATGCTGCATCGCTACAGGAAAACCCATACGGATTGGTCGCAGTTGGCGGAGAAGACCGCAGTGCAGTTGAACGATACGCATCCGTCCATCGCGGTCGCTGAAATGATGCGCTTGTTGGTGGATATTCATCGCTTGCCGTGGGATCAGGCATGGGGAATGACCACGCGTATTTTCTCCTACACCAATCACACGCTGATGCCGGAAGCACTGGAAACTTGGCCGGTGTCCGTGTTCGAACATCTGCTGCCGCGCCATTTGCAGATCATCTACGAGATCAATCACCGCTTCTTGCAACAAGTCATGCACCAATTTCCCGGCGATGTTGACCTTTTGCGCCGCTTGTCGCTGATCGACGAGGAGCATGGGCGGCGGGTGCGCATGTCGCACCTAGCGATTGTCGGTAGTCATGCGGTGAATGGCGTGGCTGTGCTGCATACCGAGTTGATGAAGCGCACTATTTTTTCCGATTTCGAGCGCATCACCTCGGGCAAGATCGTCAATATGACCAACGGCATCACGCAACGGCGTTGGTTGAATCAGGCCAATCCCGGTTTGGCGGCATTGATCTCAGGCAAGATCGGGCAAGACTGGTTGACGGACTTGAGGCAACTGGCAAAGCTACGCGAATTCGCTGGGGATGAGGAATTCCAGGCGCAGTTTCGCAGCGTCAAGCAGGCGAACAAGGAGCGTCTCGCTGAATTGATTCTGGAGCGTCTGGGCATCGACGTTGACCCGAGCTCGCTATTTGATATCCAGATCAAGCGCCTACACGAGTACAAGCGGCAACTGCTTAACGTGTTGCACGTCATCACCCTGTACAACCGTATTCGTGCGGGAGCGCAGGACATCGTGCCGCGCACTATCATCATTGCGGGCAAGGCCGCGCCTGGTTACGCGATGGCCAAACGTATCATTCGGCTCATCAATGACGTGGCGGCGACCGTCAACAATGATCAGCAGATCGATGGCAAGTTGAAGTTAGTGTTCATCCCCAACTACGATGTGTCCAACGCTGAGATCATTGTCCCAGCAGCGGACTTGTCCGAACAGATTTCTACCGCAGGGACGGAAGCCTCGGGCACTGGCAACATGAAGCTGGCATTGAATGGCGCACTGACGATAGGCACGCTGGATGGTGCGAACATTGAGATACGCGAGGAGGTCGGCGCTGAGAACTTCTTCCTCTTCGGCCTGACGACGGGCGAGGTAGAGGCGCTGCATCAGCGAGGATACGATGCCGCCAGCTATTACCACGGTAATGCGGCGTTGAAGCAGGTGCTGGATATGATCTCCTCCGGCTACTTTTGTCCTGACGAGCCATCGCGTTATCACTCGGTAGTCGATGCGCTGCTTCGGCACGGTGATCACTTCATGCTGCTAGCGGATTATGCGGCTTACGTGGACTGTCAAGATCGGGTGACCGAGTTGTATCGCGATCAGGCGGAATGGGCCAAGCGTGCTATTCTCAACGTCGCCGGCATGGGTAAATTTTCCAGCGACCGCACCATCCTTGAATATGCAGAGCGCATCTGGCGGGTCGAGCCGATCGTGCCGGAAACGGCGTTGAGCAGGAAAAAGATGTAGCCCCGCGGTAGGTCGCCGCCTCGATCGTCGGCTGGGTTAGGATGTCGCTCTCGGCTAGTCGAATTCAAGTGTGTTTAATATGCTGAATATCGCCACCTATAATATCCACAAAGGCTTCTCACATTTCAATCGGCGCATGGTGCTGCACGAATTGCGGGAGTGTTTGCGTTCGCTGAGCGCCGACATAGTGTTCTTGCAAGAGGTGCTGGGCGAGAACAGTCTGCATACGCGTCGTTTCCACGACTATCCGACATCACCGCAACATGAGTTTTTGGCGGAGCAGCGTTGGCTACATTTTTCTTATGGCAAGAATTGCGTGTACGACGCCGGGCATCACGGCAATGCGATCCTGAGTCACTTTCCTATCATCGCTACCCATAACTGCGATATTTCGGCGCACCGCTTCGAGAGTCGCGGCTTGCTGCACAGCAAAGTGCAGTTGCCGAACCGCGATGTCGTCGTGCATTGTTTCAGTGTGCACCTAGGCCTGTTCGCGCGCGGTCGGCGGACGCAGTTGCGCGACATGGTGCAGTACATCGCGCACGCCGTACCGGAGGGCGAGCCCATCATCATCGCTGGCGATTTCAACGATTGGCGCAACGAGGCGAGTGGCATTCTGGGACGAGAGCTAGGGCTGCATGAGGTGTTCGAGCGGCTGCGTGGCAAGCCTGCTAAGAGTTTTCCCGCAACCGTGCCGGTGTTGTCATTGGATCGTATCTATGTGCGCGGACTGGAGGTGGCGGAGGCCAAGGTTCATTTCCAGCATCCTTGGGATCGCATCTCGGATCACGCAGCCCTGTCGGCGGTGTTGCACCTACCATGAGCGATACCTTTGAGGTCGCCGGACATACTTTGAACCTGCTGCGCAACGGCGAGGAATACTTTCCCCGTTTGATTGAAGCAATCGGAGCGGCAGAGCATAGCGTATATCTGGAGTCCTATATCTTCGCGGCCGATCAGGAAGGACGCTGGGTAGCCGAGGCCTTGGAGCAGGCGGCGAGGCGCGGTGTGCGCGTCCACCTGTTGTTAGATGGATTCGGTAGTGCGGCGTTGCCAGAGCATTGGGTCGAGCGGATGCGCGCAGCGGGTGTGACGGTGCGTTGGTTCCGGCAGGAGTTTGGGCGTTTTAACCTGCGCCGGCACCGCTTGCGTCGCTTACATCGGAAGCTGGCGGTGGTGGATGGGCGGATCGGCTTTGTCGGAGGCATCAATATCATCAACGATGTTGCTCCCGGCAGTGAGTCGCCGCGTCTTGACTATGCCGTGGAAGTCAGCGGCCCAGTGGTGCATGACATGCACGCCGCTGTTCGTCGCTTATGGGCGCTGGTGTCTTGGTCACAACTGCGCCAACGCGGTGATCGTGATGCATTGCCGCGTATGTTGAAGTCCGATACGCGCCAGAAAGTCGCCTTCCTGTTGCGCGACAATCTGCGCCATCGGCGCGACATCGAGCGCGCTTACCTTAAAGCCATCGGACAGGCACAGCACGAGATCGTGCTGGCCAATGCCTACTTCCTGCCAGGACGAAAGTTTCGCCGCGCCTTAGTGAGCGCGGCTGAGCGTGGTGTAAGGGTGGTGTTGCTGTTGCAGGGAAGGGTGGATAACTGGTTACAGCACTATGCTTGTCGCGCGCTGTATGGCCAATTGCTACATGCAGGAGTCGAGATCCACGAATACCATGCCAGCTATCTGCACGCGAAAGTCGCGGTGGTGGATGGGCAATGGGCGACGGTGGGTTCGAGCAATATTGACCCTTTCAGTTTGCTACTGGCGCGCGAGGGTAATCTGGTAGTGCGTGATGCAGCCTTCGCCGGTGAGCTTCGTGCCAGTTTGCTGGAGGCGTTGACGCATGGCTCACATCGTATCGAGGTTCATCAGTGGCTTAAACTGAATCCATTGTTTCGATTGCTCGCTTGGGCCAGTTATGGCGTGGTGCGGGTGTTGGCTGGCTGGTCAGGCTATATGCGAGCTGGGGGCGAGATTTGATGCGTAAGCCAATCATTCTTAGCCAGACATCAGTCCTCGATTGACCGTTATCTAAGGAGCTTTGTCCCACTGTTAAGCTAGTGTATATTGCCACATAACTAGTAAGGACTTTCCCTAACCCCCCCATGCCATGACCAAACTGTTCTACTTCATCAAGCGAGTAACCTTGGGGCGACTGTTATTGACGCTGTCGATAGTTTCCATGATTTTGGCGTTGGTGCTGCTTTTTGTTTTGTCGGGCGTGGTACGTGACCGCGCTGTCCATGATCTCGCTCGAGACGAGGCTAAGCAGACTTCGAAGTTGGTGTTCCAGAGCCTGTATTCCGCTATGCGCAAGGGCTGGAACAAGGACGAGATCAAGGAGGTGATCGGACGGCTCAACAA from Ferriphaselus amnicola includes these protein-coding regions:
- the nadA gene encoding quinolinate synthase NadA — translated: MSEQKISIAYDHPDAGQTCCSTAQAWARTPQEPAADEKAELISRIKRLLKEQDAVLVAHYYVHPDLQDLAEATGGIVSDSLDMANFGHQHPAKTIVVAGVRFMGETAKILNPEKRVLMPDLEAECSLDLGCPVDEFAAFCDGHPDRTVVVYANTSAAVKARADWMVTSSIALPVVRHLMEQGRKILWAPDRHLGSYVQEQTGADMLLWQGSCIVHDEYKAKELIEMKAAHPGALVLVHPESPRAVVKLADVVGSTTQLISAAQKSVAQEFIVATDNGILHKMRTLCPDKVFLEAPTAGAGANCTSCSHCPWMAMNGLRNLAEVLENGRNEVHVDPAIGLRAKQPIEKMLEFARQIKLPTRGIGNA
- a CDS encoding endonuclease/exonuclease/phosphatase family protein; this encodes MLNIATYNIHKGFSHFNRRMVLHELRECLRSLSADIVFLQEVLGENSLHTRRFHDYPTSPQHEFLAEQRWLHFSYGKNCVYDAGHHGNAILSHFPIIATHNCDISAHRFESRGLLHSKVQLPNRDVVVHCFSVHLGLFARGRRTQLRDMVQYIAHAVPEGEPIIIAGDFNDWRNEASGILGRELGLHEVFERLRGKPAKSFPATVPVLSLDRIYVRGLEVAEAKVHFQHPWDRISDHAALSAVLHLP
- a CDS encoding glycogen/starch/alpha-glucan phosphorylase; this encodes MVSNKTPHHRSAGMSKQAIHDSLTNHMIYSSGKSCINATTRDWFQSTAYAVRDRLVERWMETMQRYYKQDVKRIYYLSLEFLMGRTLSNAMLNLGIDEPCKAALYDLGRDFEAVAGIEPDAALGNGGLGRLAACFLDSMATLDLPSYGYGIRYEYGMFRQSIENGEQVEHPDNWLRYGNPWEFPRPEVLYPVKFHGRVVEYKHEDGVVRHHWVSTDDVMAMAYDTPIPGFGSNTVNNLRLWSAKSSRDFELRYFNQGNYIQAVADKNESESLSKVLYPDDSTAVGRELRLKQQYFFVSASLQDMLHRYRKTHTDWSQLAEKTAVQLNDTHPSIAVAEMMRLLVDIHRLPWDQAWGMTTRIFSYTNHTLMPEALETWPVSVFEHLLPRHLQIIYEINHRFLQQVMHQFPGDVDLLRRLSLIDEEHGRRVRMSHLAIVGSHAVNGVAVLHTELMKRTIFSDFERITSGKIVNMTNGITQRRWLNQANPGLAALISGKIGQDWLTDLRQLAKLREFAGDEEFQAQFRSVKQANKERLAELILERLGIDVDPSSLFDIQIKRLHEYKRQLLNVLHVITLYNRIRAGAQDIVPRTIIIAGKAAPGYAMAKRIIRLINDVAATVNNDQQIDGKLKLVFIPNYDVSNAEIIVPAADLSEQISTAGTEASGTGNMKLALNGALTIGTLDGANIEIREEVGAENFFLFGLTTGEVEALHQRGYDAASYYHGNAALKQVLDMISSGYFCPDEPSRYHSVVDALLRHGDHFMLLADYAAYVDCQDRVTELYRDQAEWAKRAILNVAGMGKFSSDRTILEYAERIWRVEPIVPETALSRKKM
- the clsB gene encoding cardiolipin synthase ClsB; the encoded protein is MSDTFEVAGHTLNLLRNGEEYFPRLIEAIGAAEHSVYLESYIFAADQEGRWVAEALEQAARRGVRVHLLLDGFGSAALPEHWVERMRAAGVTVRWFRQEFGRFNLRRHRLRRLHRKLAVVDGRIGFVGGINIINDVAPGSESPRLDYAVEVSGPVVHDMHAAVRRLWALVSWSQLRQRGDRDALPRMLKSDTRQKVAFLLRDNLRHRRDIERAYLKAIGQAQHEIVLANAYFLPGRKFRRALVSAAERGVRVVLLLQGRVDNWLQHYACRALYGQLLHAGVEIHEYHASYLHAKVAVVDGQWATVGSSNIDPFSLLLAREGNLVVRDAAFAGELRASLLEALTHGSHRIEVHQWLKLNPLFRLLAWASYGVVRVLAGWSGYMRAGGEI